In Bos mutus isolate GX-2022 chromosome 10, NWIPB_WYAK_1.1, whole genome shotgun sequence, a single window of DNA contains:
- the PRMT5 gene encoding protein arginine N-methyltransferase 5 isoform X1, whose protein sequence is MAAMAVGGAGGSRVSSGRDLNCVPEIADTLGAVAKQGFDFLCMPVFHPRFKREFTQEPAKSRPGPQTRSDLLLSGRDWNTLIVGKLSPWIRPDSKVEKIRRNSEAAMLQELNFGAYLGLPAFLLPLNQEDNTNLARVLTNHIHTGHHSSMFWMRVPLVAPEDLRDDIIENAPTSHTEEYSGEEKTWMWWHNFRTLCDYSKRIAVALEIGADLPSNHVIDRWLGEPIKAAILPTSIFLTNKKGFPVLSKMHQRLIFRLLKLEVQFIITGTNHHSEKEFCSYLQYLEYLSQNRPPPNAYELFAKGYEDYLQSPLQPLMDNLESQTYEVFEKDPIKYSQYQQAIYKCLLDRVPEEEKDTNIQVLMVLGAGRGPLVNASLRAAKQADRRIKLYAVEKNPNAVVTLENWQFEEWGSQVTVVSSDMREWVAPEKADIIVSELLGSFADNELSPECLDGAQHFLKDDGVSIPGEYTSFLAPISSSKLYNEVRACREKDRDPEAQFEMPYVVRLHNFHQLSAPQPCFTFSHPNRDPMIDNNRYCTLEFPVEVNTVLHGFAGYFETVLYQDITLSIRPETHSPGMFSWFPILFPIKQPITVREGQTICVRFWRCSNSKKVWYEWAVTAPVCSAIHNPTGRSYTIGL, encoded by the exons ATGGCGGCGATGGCGGTCGGTGGTGCCGGTGGAAGCCGCGTGTCCAGCGGGAGGGACCTGAATTGCGTCCCCGAAATAGCTGACACACTGGGGGCTGTGGCCAAGCAGGG GTTTGATTTCCTCTGCATGCCTGTGTTCCACCCGCGTTTCAAGAGGGAATTCACTCAGGAACCTGCTAAGAGTCGGCCGGGCCCCCAGACACGATCAGACCTACTGCTGTCAGGAAGGG ACTGGAATACACTAATTGTGGGAAAGCTTTCTCCATGGATTCGTCCAGACTCAAAAGTGGAGAAGATACGCAGGAACTCTGAGGCG GCTATGTTACAGGAGCTGAATTTTGGGGCATATTTGGGTCTTCCAGCTTTCCTGCTGCCCCTAAATCAGGAAGATAACACAAACTTGGCGAGAGTTTTGACCAATCACATCCACACTGGCCACCACTCCTCCATG TTCTGGATGCGGGTGCCATTGGTGGCACCAGAGGACCTGAGAGATGATATAATTGAGAACGCACCAACTTCACACACAGAGGAGTACAGTGGAGAGGAGAAGACATGGATGTG GTGGCACAACTTCCGGACCTTATGTGATTACAGCAAGAGGATTGCAGTGG CTCTTGAAATTGGTGCTGACCTCCCATCTAATCATGTCATTGATCGTTGGCTTGGGGAGCCCATCAAAGCAGCCATTCTCCCCACTAGCATTTTCCTGACCAATAAGAAGGGATTTCCTGTTCTTTCTAAGATGCACCAGAGGTTGATCTTCCGACTTCTCAAG TTGGAGGTACAGTTCATCATCACAGGCACCAACCACCACTCAGAGAAGGAGTTCTGCTCCTACCTCCAATACTTGGAATACCTGAGCCAGAACCGACCTCCACCCAATGCCTACGAACTCTTTGCCAAGGGCTATGAAGATTACCTGCAGTCCCCACTCCAG CCACTGATGGATAACCTGGAATCTCAGACATACGAAGTGTTTGAAAAGGACCCCATCAAATACTCTCAGTACCAGCAG gCCATCTATAAATGTCTGTTAGATCGAGTGCCAGAGGAAGAGAAGGACACCAACATCCA AGTGCTGATGGTGCTGGGAGCAGGCCGGGGGCCCCTGGTGAATGCTTCCCTGCGGGCCGCCAAGCAGGCTGACCGGCGGATAAAATTGTACGCTGTGGAGAAGAACCCAAATGCTGTGGTGAC GTTGGAGAACTGGCAGTTTGAAGAATGGGGAAGCCAGGTGACAGTAGTCTCATCGGACATGCGGGAGTGGGTGGCTCCAGAGAAAGCAGATATCATTGTCAGTGAGCTTCTGGGGTCCTTTGCTGACAATGAACTGTCACCTGAGTGCCTGGATGGAGCCCAGCACTTCCTAAAAG ATGATGGCGTGAGCATTCCTGGGGAGTACACCTCCTTTCTAgctcccatctcctcctccaagcTATACAATGAGGTCCGAGCCTGTCGGGAAAAGGACCGTGACCCTGAG GCCCAGTTTGAGATGCCTTATGTGGTACGACTGCACAATTTCCACCAGCTGTCTGCACCCCAGCCCTGTTTTACCTTCAGCCATCCTAACAGAG ATCCTATGATTGACAACAATCGCTACTGTACCTTGGAGTTTCCTGTGGAGGTGAACACAGTGCTGCATGGTTTTGCAGGCTACTTTGAGACTGTGCTTTATCAGGACATCACTCTGA GTATCCGTCCAGAGACTCACTCTCCTGGGATGTTTTCATGGTTTCCCATCCTCTTCCCCATTAAG CAGCCCATTACGGTGCGTGAAGGCCAGACCATCTGTGTGCGTTTCTGGCGATGCAGCAACTCTAAGAAGGTGTGGTATGAGTGGGCTGTGACGGCACCGGTCTGCTCTGCTATTCACAACCCCACAGGCCGCTCTTACACCATTGGCCTCTAG
- the PRMT5 gene encoding protein arginine N-methyltransferase 5 isoform X2 → MRGPNSGTERDRPVIPERQGFDFLCMPVFHPRFKREFTQEPAKSRPGPQTRSDLLLSGRDWNTLIVGKLSPWIRPDSKVEKIRRNSEAAMLQELNFGAYLGLPAFLLPLNQEDNTNLARVLTNHIHTGHHSSMFWMRVPLVAPEDLRDDIIENAPTSHTEEYSGEEKTWMWWHNFRTLCDYSKRIAVALEIGADLPSNHVIDRWLGEPIKAAILPTSIFLTNKKGFPVLSKMHQRLIFRLLKLEVQFIITGTNHHSEKEFCSYLQYLEYLSQNRPPPNAYELFAKGYEDYLQSPLQPLMDNLESQTYEVFEKDPIKYSQYQQAIYKCLLDRVPEEEKDTNIQVLMVLGAGRGPLVNASLRAAKQADRRIKLYAVEKNPNAVVTLENWQFEEWGSQVTVVSSDMREWVAPEKADIIVSELLGSFADNELSPECLDGAQHFLKDDGVSIPGEYTSFLAPISSSKLYNEVRACREKDRDPEAQFEMPYVVRLHNFHQLSAPQPCFTFSHPNRDPMIDNNRYCTLEFPVEVNTVLHGFAGYFETVLYQDITLSIRPETHSPGMFSWFPILFPIKQPITVREGQTICVRFWRCSNSKKVWYEWAVTAPVCSAIHNPTGRSYTIGL, encoded by the exons ATGCGGGGTCCGAACTCGGGGACCGAGAGGGACAGACCAGTCATCCCCGagaggcaggg GTTTGATTTCCTCTGCATGCCTGTGTTCCACCCGCGTTTCAAGAGGGAATTCACTCAGGAACCTGCTAAGAGTCGGCCGGGCCCCCAGACACGATCAGACCTACTGCTGTCAGGAAGGG ACTGGAATACACTAATTGTGGGAAAGCTTTCTCCATGGATTCGTCCAGACTCAAAAGTGGAGAAGATACGCAGGAACTCTGAGGCG GCTATGTTACAGGAGCTGAATTTTGGGGCATATTTGGGTCTTCCAGCTTTCCTGCTGCCCCTAAATCAGGAAGATAACACAAACTTGGCGAGAGTTTTGACCAATCACATCCACACTGGCCACCACTCCTCCATG TTCTGGATGCGGGTGCCATTGGTGGCACCAGAGGACCTGAGAGATGATATAATTGAGAACGCACCAACTTCACACACAGAGGAGTACAGTGGAGAGGAGAAGACATGGATGTG GTGGCACAACTTCCGGACCTTATGTGATTACAGCAAGAGGATTGCAGTGG CTCTTGAAATTGGTGCTGACCTCCCATCTAATCATGTCATTGATCGTTGGCTTGGGGAGCCCATCAAAGCAGCCATTCTCCCCACTAGCATTTTCCTGACCAATAAGAAGGGATTTCCTGTTCTTTCTAAGATGCACCAGAGGTTGATCTTCCGACTTCTCAAG TTGGAGGTACAGTTCATCATCACAGGCACCAACCACCACTCAGAGAAGGAGTTCTGCTCCTACCTCCAATACTTGGAATACCTGAGCCAGAACCGACCTCCACCCAATGCCTACGAACTCTTTGCCAAGGGCTATGAAGATTACCTGCAGTCCCCACTCCAG CCACTGATGGATAACCTGGAATCTCAGACATACGAAGTGTTTGAAAAGGACCCCATCAAATACTCTCAGTACCAGCAG gCCATCTATAAATGTCTGTTAGATCGAGTGCCAGAGGAAGAGAAGGACACCAACATCCA AGTGCTGATGGTGCTGGGAGCAGGCCGGGGGCCCCTGGTGAATGCTTCCCTGCGGGCCGCCAAGCAGGCTGACCGGCGGATAAAATTGTACGCTGTGGAGAAGAACCCAAATGCTGTGGTGAC GTTGGAGAACTGGCAGTTTGAAGAATGGGGAAGCCAGGTGACAGTAGTCTCATCGGACATGCGGGAGTGGGTGGCTCCAGAGAAAGCAGATATCATTGTCAGTGAGCTTCTGGGGTCCTTTGCTGACAATGAACTGTCACCTGAGTGCCTGGATGGAGCCCAGCACTTCCTAAAAG ATGATGGCGTGAGCATTCCTGGGGAGTACACCTCCTTTCTAgctcccatctcctcctccaagcTATACAATGAGGTCCGAGCCTGTCGGGAAAAGGACCGTGACCCTGAG GCCCAGTTTGAGATGCCTTATGTGGTACGACTGCACAATTTCCACCAGCTGTCTGCACCCCAGCCCTGTTTTACCTTCAGCCATCCTAACAGAG ATCCTATGATTGACAACAATCGCTACTGTACCTTGGAGTTTCCTGTGGAGGTGAACACAGTGCTGCATGGTTTTGCAGGCTACTTTGAGACTGTGCTTTATCAGGACATCACTCTGA GTATCCGTCCAGAGACTCACTCTCCTGGGATGTTTTCATGGTTTCCCATCCTCTTCCCCATTAAG CAGCCCATTACGGTGCGTGAAGGCCAGACCATCTGTGTGCGTTTCTGGCGATGCAGCAACTCTAAGAAGGTGTGGTATGAGTGGGCTGTGACGGCACCGGTCTGCTCTGCTATTCACAACCCCACAGGCCGCTCTTACACCATTGGCCTCTAG